Proteins encoded together in one Candidatus Desulfatibia profunda window:
- a CDS encoding ATP-dependent helicase, with protein MMNQELSVVVMPNGALQAEWVETKETINKSSRLLQEEIFNRFVADVDAGLLFLGFCDKHVALSPSLEYWRNFARLFSRKLSQTPELETIRHKAHIPIGKDQLVKLSESAPLMPGAEYISADLLETMWSKLNAAFSRAIKSYEGTVAEFIRTYSPDVHLVGRVFFHLVE; from the coding sequence ATGATGAATCAGGAATTAAGTGTTGTCGTGATGCCAAACGGTGCATTGCAGGCAGAATGGGTCGAAACAAAAGAAACCATCAACAAAAGCAGCCGGCTGCTGCAAGAAGAGATTTTTAACCGGTTTGTCGCCGATGTCGATGCCGGGCTTCTTTTTTTGGGGTTCTGTGATAAACATGTTGCGCTTTCGCCTTCCCTTGAATACTGGCGAAATTTCGCACGGCTGTTTTCCCGCAAATTAAGCCAGACGCCTGAACTCGAAACCATTCGCCACAAAGCGCACATCCCTATCGGCAAAGATCAGCTCGTTAAACTATCGGAGAGCGCCCCCCTGATGCCCGGCGCTGAGTATATCAGTGCGGACCTGCTTGAAACAATGTGGTCAAAATTAAACGCGGCATTTTCGCGGGCGATTAAATCCTATGAGGGAACCGTTGCAGAATTTATCCGGACTTACAGCCCTGATGTGCATCTGGTGGGCCGGGTATTTTTTCATCTGGTCGAAA
- a CDS encoding nucleotidyltransferase domain-containing protein yields the protein MKVDDTLIQTAIERILNVVSPERIILFGSAAAGQITLESDIDLLVIEKSFTGRREESVWLRKAIADLGVPVDVFAMTPERFEETKDVIGGLAYPANKYGKVVYEAA from the coding sequence ATGAAGGTAGATGATACTCTGATTCAAACAGCAATTGAACGAATACTGAACGTCGTCAGCCCCGAGCGGATTATCCTGTTCGGTTCCGCCGCAGCAGGGCAAATTACCCTGGAAAGTGACATAGATCTTCTTGTCATTGAAAAGAGTTTTACCGGTCGGCGCGAAGAAAGCGTTTGGCTTCGGAAGGCCATAGCAGACCTCGGTGTACCGGTGGATGTCTTTGCCATGACTCCGGAGCGGTTTGAAGAAACAAAGGATGTCATCGGCGGTCTAGCCTACCCCGCAAACAAATACGGAAAGGTAGTCTATGAAGCGGCCTGA